DNA from Nitrospira sp.:
TTGGAAAACAACGCGTCCACCTCGGGGATCGTAAGCCCCTTGATGGGGTTGTCCTTGTTGACGAACAGGGCCAAGGCATCCACCGCCACCGGGTAGGAGGTCGGCGGGTAGCCGAACTTCGCCTCGAACGCATCGATCTCGCTCGACTTCATCGTCCGCGACATGGGACCGAGTTGGGCCGTGCCTTCGATGAGCGCCGGCGGAGCGGTGCTGGATCCCTTGCCTTCGACTTGAATCTTGACGTTCGGATATTGCTTCCGGAATCCTTCGGCCCACAGGGTGATCAAATTGTTGAGGGTGTCTGAGCCGATGCTGTTAATCGTGCCGGAAACGCCGCTGACCTTCGCATACGGTTTGATCGCTGCGTCGATCTTCTCGTTTTCCACGACAGCGGCCGGTTCAGCAGCATTGGCACTCCAGAGATTAGTCGTCATGAACGGACCCAGCACCGTGAGGGTGACACCCATGCAAATTTGACCGTGCGAGAGGCCCATAAATAAGTTTCCTCCAAGATATGATGAACGGCATCACACTCCACTATGTGATAAAGCAAGGTACGATCACCGCATTGCACCGACCTCACCGCCGTGTTAACAACGTGTTAACACTTGCTTTTTCTCCTGTGTCGGAAGGGCCAGTCTTACACACCAGCCAGTTAACGGCGCCGTAACAGGTCCGTGAGGGAATTGAAACGACTCCTCTGTACCCTCGTTTCATATGTCCGGCCAGGTCATTCAGATCATCGAAGACGAACCGCTCCATGCCCAGCTCCTCGACCGTGCAATGCGTCACGCCGGTTTCTCGACCGTCCTGGCTGCCGACGGTCACAGCGGCTGGAATGACGTGCAACGCCTGCAGCCGTCGCTGATCCTACTCGACCTCATGTTGCCGGGAATGAGCGGACAGGAGATCTGTCGATTGGTGCGACGAGCGCCGGCAACTAAACAGATCCCGATCATCATGTTGACGGCGGTCGGAACGGAGGAAGATCGCATTGCCGGGTTGGAGATGGGTGCGGACGACTATGTCGTCAAGCCCTTCAGTCCGCGCGAAATGGTGTCGCGCGTGCAGGCGGTGTTGCGTCGAACCAAGGACGATCTTCCTGAGATGGACTCACACTCCGATGTCTCGGTCACGGTGCAGGGCACCTTTTTCCTGGTCTCTCTGCAAGGAAGGCAACTCATGGTCTCGCGCCGGGAATTGACGTTCCTCCGATTTCTGCTCACCCGCGCAGGTGAACTCGTGACGGCTGAAGAGTTGATCGCGTTGTCGGGAACAGAACTGCGGAGGATTCCATCGGAGGAAGTGGAGCAGAGTATTCGCTTCCTGCGCCGAAAACTTGAGAACAGCTGTGCCGGGTCGATTGAACTGTTGCCGAGGTTCCGCTACCGATTCATGCCGCGCGGATGACGCGGATGAAAGGCCCTCTGTTTTGGGCGGCAGGCTCAATCGACGCAGGACAATGCCGGCTGCCTGGACGGGACCAACTCGACGTCATACTCGAACCCTCTCCGACGG
Protein-coding regions in this window:
- a CDS encoding Phosphate regulon transcriptional regulatory protein phoB, translating into MSGQVIQIIEDEPLHAQLLDRAMRHAGFSTVLAADGHSGWNDVQRLQPSLILLDLMLPGMSGQEICRLVRRAPATKQIPIIMLTAVGTEEDRIAGLEMGADDYVVKPFSPREMVSRVQAVLRRTKDDLPEMDSHSDVSVTVQGTFFLVSLQGRQLMVSRRELTFLRFLLTRAGELVTAEELIALSGTELRRIPSEEVEQSIRFLRRKLENSCAGSIELLPRFRYRFMPRG